A region of Shewanella sp. Choline-02u-19 DNA encodes the following proteins:
- a CDS encoding winged helix-turn-helix domain-containing protein: MISLPHQKYQIGQCIVNCHDMTISKDSIEITLPAKVFEFLKLLILYAGETVTKSVAIEQVWLGNVEVGKRGTGNAIWQLRKTISELGEEPEIYFKTITKIGYQLLPPPEAINDKPRPSSLFASETPKQSQSFIKPVVTLFGVILIAVIGYFFASIDTVTNIAEPLKAKRITNFEGVEEQAAISPDGRFMAFQWRREQKKSQIYIKDLTDTNAPLRQVSMSEDKETSPTWSADGQALAYFRFSASGRCELHVRELITNQDKLIDTGCISSGYLHSLDWSPDGKWLAYAKKNEEKVAVYTYNFDSSEISQFSFPAAGEEDLLMSWSASSSELAIVRRVDMSASIIVLSHSNKEAIPLVEGESMIIGLAWEQENNMLYFNALRDGAFVIEQYSFVSQSVVDFHHDSTISSLAINKKNNSLYYSRHLSQEHITVRSLSDGRVKQQLASSSRDMFGQFVASSQEVLFLSNRSGAWELWVNQETGSKQLTHLQGIVGVPAASPIDEQYVLPIKPKGAKNYNLYLGSVGGDEPTEMSGIEGDVRNPSFSNDGSKIYYSSNVDGHWSLYAYHLDSQQSEFVVGHAAKYGVEDNAGGLYYSRDNQAGIYYHPNDGGEERLITAELSTSDWGSFFYQNDALYFLKRTDISDQIIEIAADNQQQLLFTLPAVSIRGQRALAKGDDNTIVVSMLGINDADIYSVSLAASH, translated from the coding sequence ATGATTTCGTTACCCCATCAAAAATATCAGATTGGTCAATGTATCGTAAATTGCCACGACATGACGATAAGCAAGGACAGCATAGAGATCACTCTGCCGGCCAAAGTGTTCGAGTTCTTAAAGTTGTTAATCCTTTACGCTGGAGAAACGGTGACTAAAAGTGTCGCCATAGAGCAAGTATGGCTGGGTAATGTTGAAGTGGGCAAGCGCGGTACTGGCAATGCGATATGGCAGTTAAGAAAAACCATAAGTGAACTCGGTGAAGAGCCTGAGATCTACTTTAAGACCATTACCAAGATTGGCTATCAGCTATTACCCCCACCTGAAGCTATCAATGATAAACCTCGTCCGTCATCGCTATTCGCCTCTGAAACACCAAAGCAATCACAATCATTTATCAAACCTGTAGTTACACTTTTTGGCGTCATATTGATTGCCGTCATAGGCTATTTTTTTGCCTCTATTGACACCGTAACTAATATCGCGGAGCCGCTTAAGGCCAAGCGTATTACTAATTTTGAAGGGGTAGAGGAGCAAGCCGCTATTTCTCCAGATGGTCGCTTTATGGCATTTCAATGGCGACGAGAGCAGAAAAAATCTCAGATTTACATTAAAGATTTAACCGATACTAACGCGCCATTGAGGCAAGTATCGATGAGTGAAGATAAGGAAACATCACCGACTTGGTCGGCAGATGGGCAGGCATTAGCTTATTTCAGATTTAGTGCTTCAGGCCGCTGTGAGCTGCACGTCAGAGAACTCATTACCAATCAAGATAAGCTTATTGATACGGGATGTATTAGCAGTGGCTATCTGCATAGTCTTGATTGGTCTCCTGATGGGAAATGGCTCGCTTACGCAAAAAAGAATGAAGAAAAGGTTGCGGTATACACTTATAACTTCGACTCATCAGAGATCAGTCAGTTTTCATTTCCTGCGGCGGGAGAGGAAGATCTGTTAATGAGCTGGTCTGCTTCCAGCAGTGAGCTCGCCATTGTTCGCCGGGTCGATATGAGCGCATCAATCATCGTGCTATCCCACTCCAATAAAGAGGCGATACCTTTGGTAGAGGGTGAAAGTATGATTATTGGCTTAGCATGGGAGCAAGAAAATAATATGCTCTATTTTAATGCGTTACGTGACGGCGCCTTTGTGATCGAGCAATACAGCTTTGTTTCACAGTCAGTTGTTGATTTCCATCATGACAGTACCATTAGTAGTCTTGCTATCAACAAGAAGAACAACAGCTTGTACTATTCTCGCCATTTATCACAAGAGCATATTACGGTGCGGTCCTTATCTGACGGACGGGTAAAGCAGCAGCTTGCATCGTCTTCTCGTGACATGTTTGGCCAGTTCGTGGCGAGCTCGCAAGAGGTATTATTTTTGTCTAATCGTAGCGGTGCTTGGGAGTTATGGGTTAATCAAGAAACTGGCAGCAAGCAACTGACTCATTTGCAGGGGATTGTTGGTGTGCCAGCAGCGTCACCGATTGATGAGCAATATGTATTACCTATAAAACCGAAAGGGGCAAAGAACTACAACCTCTACTTAGGTTCAGTGGGGGGCGATGAGCCCACTGAAATGAGTGGCATTGAAGGTGATGTCAGAAATCCTTCATTTTCTAATGATGGTAGTAAGATCTATTACTCATCGAATGTCGATGGACATTGGAGCCTCTATGCTTATCATCTCGATAGTCAACAATCTGAGTTTGTAGTGGGCCATGCTGCTAAGTATGGTGTTGAGGATAACGCCGGTGGCCTGTATTACAGCCGCGATAACCAAGCTGGGATCTATTACCATCCGAATGATGGCGGTGAAGAAAGACTGATAACAGCCGAACTGTCGACGAGTGATTGGGGCAGCTTCTTTTACCAAAACGATGCGCTGTATTTTTTAAAGCGCACTGACATCAGCGATCAAATTATTGAGATAGCAGCTGATAATCAACAGCAGTTACTATTTACTTTACCCGCTGTGAGTATTCGCGGACAACGTGCGTTGGCAAAAGGGGATGACAATACCATTGTGGTGAGTATGTTAGGAATTAATGATGCCGATATTTACAGTGTTTCGTTAGCTGCAAGTCACTAG
- a CDS encoding outer membrane beta-barrel protein, with the protein MKIKTMLAGVLCSGLLISSVNAAEVEFFVGAAAGYQTDKVDGNIQHDTEDMSWQGRMGVLIEQQHRITGTFGYMEDEFSQAGNDYKQEQYSWLLSYDYLIPVHKDVNLFAGVTVGANDNKIAGRADTDLVWGGQVGVQYQWSEHFSSDLGYRYLEQDYERDGITIDNSQQVYLTLDYKF; encoded by the coding sequence ATGAAAATTAAGACGATGCTAGCAGGTGTTCTATGTTCCGGTTTACTCATCAGCAGCGTAAATGCCGCTGAAGTTGAATTTTTCGTGGGTGCGGCTGCGGGTTATCAAACCGATAAAGTGGACGGCAATATACAACACGACACCGAAGACATGTCGTGGCAAGGGCGAATGGGGGTATTGATTGAGCAACAGCATCGGATCACGGGTACCTTTGGCTATATGGAGGACGAATTCTCTCAAGCGGGCAACGATTATAAGCAGGAGCAATATAGCTGGTTGCTCTCTTATGATTATTTAATACCAGTCCATAAAGACGTTAACTTATTTGCTGGTGTTACTGTGGGCGCTAATGACAATAAAATTGCGGGACGTGCAGATACTGATTTAGTCTGGGGTGGCCAAGTGGGTGTGCAATATCAATGGAGTGAACACTTTTCGTCAGATCTCGGGTATCGCTATCTAGAACAAGATTATGAACGCGATGGGATCACTATTGATAACAGTCAGCAGGTGTACTTGACGCTTGATTATAAGTTCTAG
- a CDS encoding S8 family serine peptidase has product MSFKKSKLATCIALAAMVPATIAVAQSTDTLSVYSAPAKKGQLVTFNVYLAETGSLTKATVNNKKKFAANLKQVEAKQKTVLSDIMALDGNIKTLPGAKIFGNFVRVQADAAYADKIKAIAGVKAVVAEVTTAVFPANAVRKATTSSSTQAKAPALVDDVTAGEGVKVAIIGSGVDYTHVGLGGDGEAATYGAAMENAINAFDGFPTDVVVEGMDLSSDAGWGLDPNPIDQNIYFIRDYDGATHNTGHGTRLASVVHALAPGAKIAAFKTSNVSDPYGYGYNLSPESSSTFMLALEYALDPNQDGSFDDRADIIVVDAMGGSAFYAPSDDGISGAVAEAHAIEMASGLGALVVVNAGTGGEWFDNRFNMTWRGAAPSALTVGGMTTDSDDKMMVTTSTPHGPVRGANGYSKPDMVSYAENIDVAVVGGGDQMDTESHTVMAAARVAAAAAILKSKRPELSMVEIKALLMNTADNNVMDLANKQAELVLIGNGVENIEAAIDSAAVAWERNTYQPNLSFGFEEGMGVQRFVKEVQLKNLSDATVTYEVTMTSSGKMGDMALVWDLPTSVSVPAGQTVVFPVVLAIDFSKLENWPIKMARDFTSEHWSKVELTGQLQLTADEKPTVSMSWLVKPRASTEISRDFSTFAEQYGSDLSNMVSPEAGAYVQQFTNTSTTETTFAVFPAMFHQAQIPTGKENVQGNIPNVIGGGIYEEAMCSTGKKLVVAGRFFKPNDAGMANHFDKGGAALVWWNVYQEQFVLDNEFDKGVNGEPYAWDEATQVVMGGFIEPDENGSPAAWFIDFDQEYDWTQPRKRYIQSKLPTYMTGHGQNFVAQYCLEDLYHGENMTSIDDFDQNHGWIFATDRDAVADLGEPIIQYNPVKYGKTETSTYFDWFTGETLESESNGGGLPLISRLVEEGESKDYQPMVTLAAGETAELGMASECNFSFGSGCNNDGMMLISLEDNWGMTSPMGQGDYSLTAHPKDGQMHQVDEDAEMGTVVAQIELDSETFFAAAAFDAQWSKYTLSLMNALPGDPFSVSDTGEIIVNNPAALDYDAGNLGYNLEVIGRQGNSYTAVANVIVTINNVNDIAPELVGEMPAVSMSETGAAEIDASMYFTEAEGDAMTFSAVGLPEGMSIDSVTGMITGNAASGAAGEYTIVVTADDAVNKTETSFVMTLTLTAPAPVAEEPVNESDSGGSLGFGLLSLFALLGLRRKVRR; this is encoded by the coding sequence ATGTCATTCAAAAAATCTAAATTGGCAACATGCATTGCATTAGCCGCCATGGTTCCTGCAACGATTGCCGTCGCACAAAGCACCGATACTTTATCTGTATACAGTGCACCCGCTAAAAAAGGCCAATTAGTGACGTTTAACGTCTATCTTGCAGAGACTGGCTCACTCACTAAAGCTACGGTTAACAACAAAAAGAAATTTGCCGCTAACCTTAAGCAAGTAGAAGCTAAACAAAAAACGGTTCTGAGCGACATAATGGCGCTTGATGGCAACATTAAAACGCTGCCTGGTGCAAAAATATTTGGTAACTTCGTCCGTGTCCAAGCTGACGCAGCGTATGCAGACAAGATTAAAGCGATCGCGGGTGTTAAAGCGGTTGTCGCTGAAGTGACAACCGCAGTTTTTCCAGCAAACGCAGTACGTAAGGCGACAACTTCTTCGTCTACCCAGGCTAAAGCACCAGCGTTAGTTGATGATGTCACTGCAGGTGAGGGCGTTAAAGTTGCCATTATTGGTAGTGGGGTGGATTACACTCACGTAGGGCTTGGCGGTGATGGTGAAGCGGCAACTTATGGTGCAGCCATGGAAAATGCGATTAACGCATTTGATGGCTTCCCTACCGATGTGGTTGTTGAAGGCATGGACTTAAGCAGTGATGCAGGTTGGGGATTAGATCCAAACCCAATCGATCAGAATATCTATTTCATTCGTGATTATGACGGTGCAACTCACAATACAGGTCATGGTACTCGACTTGCCAGCGTGGTTCACGCATTGGCACCAGGGGCAAAAATTGCCGCTTTTAAAACCTCCAATGTGTCGGACCCTTATGGCTATGGTTATAACTTAAGCCCTGAATCAAGCAGTACCTTTATGTTGGCGTTGGAATACGCACTTGATCCTAATCAAGACGGTAGCTTTGATGACCGCGCCGATATCATCGTGGTTGACGCTATGGGTGGCAGCGCATTCTATGCACCGTCTGATGATGGTATTTCAGGCGCAGTTGCTGAGGCGCATGCGATAGAGATGGCGTCAGGGCTAGGTGCACTTGTCGTTGTGAATGCTGGTACCGGTGGTGAGTGGTTTGATAACCGCTTCAATATGACTTGGCGCGGCGCTGCACCGAGCGCGCTGACCGTTGGCGGTATGACAACGGATAGTGACGACAAGATGATGGTGACGACAAGTACGCCTCATGGGCCGGTTCGTGGTGCCAATGGCTACTCAAAGCCCGATATGGTCAGCTACGCTGAAAACATCGATGTTGCGGTAGTTGGTGGTGGTGATCAAATGGATACCGAGTCGCACACCGTGATGGCGGCTGCGCGCGTTGCCGCGGCGGCAGCTATATTGAAATCAAAACGTCCTGAATTGTCTATGGTTGAGATCAAAGCACTATTGATGAACACCGCCGATAACAATGTGATGGACCTTGCCAATAAACAAGCTGAACTGGTGTTGATTGGTAACGGTGTTGAAAATATTGAAGCTGCAATTGATTCTGCTGCCGTCGCGTGGGAAAGAAATACCTACCAGCCTAACCTCAGCTTTGGTTTTGAAGAGGGCATGGGGGTGCAGCGCTTTGTTAAAGAAGTGCAGTTAAAGAACCTTTCTGACGCGACTGTGACCTATGAAGTTACGATGACGTCATCGGGTAAGATGGGTGATATGGCACTGGTGTGGGATCTGCCGACCAGTGTTAGTGTTCCTGCTGGTCAGACTGTTGTGTTCCCTGTGGTACTTGCAATTGATTTTTCAAAGTTAGAGAACTGGCCTATTAAAATGGCGAGAGACTTCACTTCTGAACACTGGTCTAAAGTAGAGTTAACAGGTCAGCTGCAATTGACTGCTGATGAGAAACCCACTGTCAGCATGAGCTGGTTGGTGAAGCCTAGAGCGAGTACTGAAATCAGCCGGGATTTCAGTACGTTTGCAGAGCAGTACGGTAGCGACTTGAGCAATATGGTCAGCCCTGAAGCGGGTGCATATGTTCAACAGTTTACCAATACTAGTACAACCGAAACTACCTTTGCAGTGTTTCCTGCGATGTTTCATCAAGCACAAATTCCTACCGGAAAAGAAAACGTTCAAGGTAATATTCCGAATGTTATCGGTGGTGGTATTTACGAGGAAGCCATGTGTAGCACAGGTAAAAAACTTGTGGTTGCTGGACGTTTTTTTAAGCCGAACGATGCCGGTATGGCGAACCATTTTGATAAAGGCGGCGCGGCACTTGTTTGGTGGAACGTCTATCAAGAGCAGTTTGTGTTAGATAACGAATTTGATAAAGGAGTCAATGGCGAACCTTATGCTTGGGATGAAGCGACTCAGGTGGTGATGGGCGGGTTTATTGAGCCGGATGAAAATGGCTCTCCAGCAGCTTGGTTCATCGATTTTGACCAAGAATATGACTGGACGCAACCACGTAAACGTTACATTCAATCTAAACTACCGACTTACATGACTGGCCATGGGCAGAACTTTGTGGCTCAGTACTGTTTAGAAGATCTTTATCATGGCGAGAACATGACTAGCATTGACGATTTCGACCAAAACCACGGTTGGATCTTTGCCACAGATCGAGATGCAGTGGCTGATCTTGGCGAACCCATCATCCAATATAATCCGGTCAAATACGGCAAAACTGAGACATCAACTTACTTTGACTGGTTCACCGGTGAGACACTTGAATCAGAGTCTAATGGTGGTGGTTTACCGTTGATTTCACGCTTAGTCGAAGAGGGGGAGTCAAAAGATTACCAACCTATGGTGACTCTAGCCGCGGGTGAAACCGCAGAGCTTGGTATGGCGAGTGAGTGTAACTTTAGCTTCGGTTCTGGCTGCAACAATGATGGCATGATGTTAATCAGTTTAGAAGATAACTGGGGGATGACATCGCCTATGGGCCAGGGAGATTACTCTTTAACTGCTCATCCAAAAGATGGCCAGATGCATCAAGTTGATGAAGATGCTGAAATGGGTACTGTGGTAGCTCAAATCGAGTTAGATTCAGAAACCTTCTTTGCTGCGGCAGCATTTGACGCCCAGTGGTCTAAATACACCTTGAGCCTAATGAATGCATTGCCTGGTGATCCGTTCTCAGTCAGTGATACCGGTGAGATCATCGTTAATAATCCTGCTGCACTGGATTATGACGCGGGTAATTTGGGTTATAACCTAGAAGTCATTGGTCGACAGGGCAATAGTTATACCGCTGTTGCAAACGTCATCGTCACCATCAACAACGTCAACGATATCGCCCCTGAACTGGTTGGAGAAATGCCTGCGGTTTCAATGAGTGAAACAGGCGCAGCAGAAATTGATGCTTCAATGTACTTTACAGAAGCTGAAGGCGATGCCATGACATTTAGCGCTGTTGGCTTACCAGAAGGTATGAGCATTGATAGTGTAACCGGCATGATCACTGGTAACGCCGCATCAGGCGCTGCTGGTGAATACACTATTGTTGTCACCGCTGATGATGCAGTTAACAAGACAGAAACAAGCTTTGTAATGACATTGACATTGACAGCGCCTGCTCCAGTTGCTGAAGAGCCTGTTAACGAAAGTGACAGCGGCGGTAGCTTAGGGTTTGGTCTATTAAGCTTATTCGCGCTACTGGGTCTACGTCGTAAAGTGCGTCGTTAA
- a CDS encoding DMT family transporter translates to MIIILSIINILSTTTNSVSQSMQQALPAEHFTFKAYIMSWIFLLLGVMAEALSHVALKATDGFSRPLPAVLVILGHLVAFIFLGQAMKGMPVGVVHALWAGLAIVTVTLLSALFYRQHLDLTAWIGMGLVAAGVMMINFSQGHSH, encoded by the coding sequence CTGATTATCATCCTATCCATTATCAATATACTAAGCACTACAACAAATTCAGTATCTCAATCTATGCAGCAGGCTTTGCCTGCCGAACACTTTACATTTAAGGCTTATATTATGAGTTGGATCTTTCTATTACTGGGTGTCATGGCTGAAGCCTTATCTCATGTGGCGTTAAAGGCGACCGATGGTTTTAGTCGACCATTGCCAGCCGTATTGGTTATTTTGGGTCATTTGGTGGCATTTATTTTTCTTGGCCAAGCGATGAAGGGCATGCCTGTGGGGGTCGTTCATGCACTGTGGGCGGGTTTAGCCATAGTGACAGTCACCTTGTTATCGGCACTATTTTACCGCCAACATCTAGATCTCACTGCGTGGATCGGTATGGGATTAGTCGCTGCTGGCGTAATGATGATTAACTTCTCACAAGGCCATAGTCACTGA
- a CDS encoding S8 family serine peptidase, whose product MKITYKKSLIAAALSIILSPVSQANITDTRGLDVDGGQRSNKLQASKRNTDNLYMVLLDDQPLATYKGGIDNLKATSLLSNNHNKNNKNGTLNVQSAASQHYLQYLAQQSDLTLKRAQASLKRELTIENQYKIALNGFSTTLTEQEVTQLQGVSGVKHVQKVQLRHLTTDSGPRHIQAPSAWDGTATGVATQGEGVIVGILDTGISAFNPSFADIGGDGYDHTNPLGEGVYLGHCADSELANYCNDKLIGIWANDGVLADYVPEGDDVIGIDHNGHGSHTASTTAGNVVKNVPIYNVMGDKADFTFGHISGVAPHANIISYQVCAADAGCWTDVTAQAVEHAIENGVQVLNYSVGGGASDPWYDTDALAFLSAREAGIHVATSAGNSGPGPETVGSPGNAPWITTVAAYTHDRSFTDKEASFTGGDSALTNLSGKGATAGFTASVVHAADYGDADCLNPFDIDTFSGEIVVCQRGDIARVTKGTNVLAGGAGGMILVNVDGGSETVDADFHVLPAIHVDAAQGNELTAWLANGSEHIATITASAIESDPDNADIAAVFTSRGPEPIMNRWLTPHVAAPGVAIYAANSEYQPWREEKTESPYTFMDGTSMSSPHVAGAMALIAALKPAWTPAELQSALMLSAEFNTRKDDGVTASDFFDSGAGSIRISKALNTGLIMNVTNQEYLDANPDLGGKPEEMNMPSAVQQNCMMSCNWTRTFTATSSSTWTTSGDASVDDLTVSATPSSFTLAAGESVTLEVTATISNGFNSEYGMGRLLLTPADAKLTPSAMPVIGTFVAGSFPESTYLVTNKSKGSANIEGITTVGTSDLQIATFELAEVESITTSLPRDDSDTASWPANVYNDSSFFYSQLINVTPNTKRVIVRIKDTTSPDLDIFIGRDANYNGKPDNAMEMDDMLCQSATETAYESCEVNDPQPGSYYVTVHNFGNTSAPSDTIDDLTIEIAVIDKDDSSVTVDYNAQLGANEDIGLVLNWDKDLKPDTLYITALEIGTGPDAASNIGLMPIELYKNATYLTGSVDSERVNTGDMLTLTLELAANASDEEMLFDIQTSIPEGLIIDSDSHMGMLEGQTLSWQVTQAANSELQSIVLVLNTAEQVMSKTLSFDVSHTVNSVSITETVGPVQLEGVPVALINGESAISVTADEQTVVALSAVGSTTPNADDVITYSWAQVSGQDITMDDASSASVNVTLPDVEADSSAVVELTVSNGSKTTVATATIAITAEVVAVEPEPTQSDSGGAMGVSVLLLGLFGLRRRTKKSST is encoded by the coding sequence GTGAAAATAACTTACAAAAAAAGCCTCATTGCAGCCGCACTCAGCATTATATTAAGCCCGGTATCTCAGGCTAATATTACCGACACCCGTGGCCTAGACGTTGATGGTGGTCAACGCAGTAACAAACTACAAGCCAGCAAACGTAATACTGATAACCTGTACATGGTACTACTTGATGATCAACCGTTAGCCACCTATAAAGGCGGTATTGATAACCTTAAAGCCACCAGTTTATTAAGCAATAACCATAATAAGAACAATAAAAATGGCACGCTAAACGTGCAAAGCGCTGCCAGTCAACACTATCTCCAATACTTGGCACAGCAATCCGACTTAACTTTAAAGCGGGCGCAGGCCAGCTTAAAGCGTGAACTCACCATTGAAAATCAATATAAAATTGCCCTCAACGGTTTCAGCACCACATTAACAGAGCAAGAAGTAACCCAGCTACAGGGTGTCTCCGGTGTTAAGCACGTGCAGAAGGTTCAACTTCGCCACCTTACTACTGACTCAGGTCCTCGCCACATTCAAGCGCCGTCGGCGTGGGATGGCACAGCAACGGGCGTAGCGACTCAAGGTGAAGGTGTCATCGTCGGGATCCTCGATACAGGTATTAGCGCTTTTAATCCATCATTTGCCGATATCGGCGGTGATGGTTATGACCATACCAATCCTCTCGGTGAAGGCGTTTATTTAGGTCACTGTGCAGACTCTGAGTTAGCCAACTACTGTAACGACAAACTTATTGGTATTTGGGCAAACGACGGTGTGCTCGCTGATTACGTTCCTGAGGGCGATGATGTAATAGGCATCGATCACAACGGCCACGGTTCACATACCGCCTCGACGACTGCAGGTAACGTGGTTAAAAATGTGCCTATTTATAACGTGATGGGCGATAAAGCCGATTTTACCTTTGGTCATATTAGCGGGGTTGCTCCCCATGCAAACATCATCTCTTATCAAGTTTGTGCTGCCGATGCAGGCTGCTGGACTGACGTAACCGCTCAGGCTGTTGAGCATGCCATCGAAAACGGCGTTCAAGTGCTCAACTACTCTGTCGGTGGTGGCGCGAGTGACCCTTGGTATGACACTGATGCACTAGCATTTCTATCTGCCCGTGAAGCAGGGATTCATGTGGCGACTTCGGCCGGTAACTCAGGGCCCGGTCCTGAAACCGTTGGTTCACCCGGTAACGCCCCTTGGATCACAACAGTGGCAGCCTATACCCATGACCGTAGCTTTACCGATAAAGAGGCCAGCTTCACTGGCGGCGACAGTGCATTAACCAACCTTAGTGGTAAAGGCGCAACAGCGGGCTTCACTGCTAGCGTTGTCCATGCTGCCGATTACGGTGATGCCGACTGCTTGAACCCTTTCGATATTGACACTTTCAGTGGCGAAATAGTCGTTTGTCAACGCGGTGACATCGCCAGAGTGACAAAAGGAACCAACGTACTTGCTGGCGGCGCTGGCGGTATGATCTTAGTGAATGTGGACGGCGGTTCAGAAACGGTCGATGCTGATTTCCATGTGCTGCCTGCAATACATGTTGATGCAGCTCAAGGAAATGAACTAACAGCTTGGCTAGCCAATGGCAGCGAGCATATAGCAACCATTACCGCCTCCGCGATTGAAAGCGATCCCGATAATGCTGACATCGCAGCGGTGTTTACCTCTCGTGGCCCAGAGCCCATCATGAACCGTTGGTTGACGCCTCATGTTGCAGCCCCTGGTGTTGCCATCTATGCAGCCAACTCTGAGTATCAGCCTTGGCGCGAAGAAAAGACTGAATCGCCATACACCTTTATGGATGGCACATCGATGTCTAGCCCGCATGTTGCTGGTGCAATGGCGTTAATCGCGGCACTTAAACCTGCATGGACGCCTGCCGAACTGCAATCGGCATTAATGCTCAGTGCAGAGTTTAATACGCGTAAAGATGATGGCGTCACCGCATCAGACTTTTTTGATTCCGGTGCAGGTAGCATCCGCATCAGCAAGGCGCTCAATACTGGCCTCATCATGAACGTGACTAACCAAGAGTATCTCGATGCCAACCCAGATCTAGGTGGCAAGCCAGAAGAGATGAACATGCCATCTGCAGTGCAGCAAAACTGTATGATGAGCTGTAACTGGACTAGAACCTTTACCGCTACCTCTAGCTCAACCTGGACCACCAGCGGTGATGCCAGTGTTGATGACTTAACAGTAAGCGCGACGCCAAGCAGCTTTACCCTCGCCGCAGGTGAAAGCGTCACTCTTGAGGTGACAGCAACTATCTCGAATGGTTTTAACTCTGAATATGGCATGGGTAGATTGTTACTCACACCAGCCGATGCAAAGCTAACTCCTTCTGCAATGCCGGTGATAGGGACTTTTGTTGCGGGTAGCTTCCCAGAAAGTACTTACCTAGTAACCAATAAAAGCAAAGGCAGTGCTAATATCGAAGGCATCACTACAGTCGGTACTAGTGACCTGCAAATTGCCACATTTGAACTCGCTGAAGTTGAAAGTATCACCACCAGCCTGCCACGTGATGATAGCGACACTGCTAGCTGGCCAGCTAACGTCTATAACGACAGCAGCTTTTTCTATTCGCAACTAATTAATGTTACGCCTAATACCAAGCGTGTCATCGTACGCATTAAAGACACCACATCACCCGATCTGGATATATTTATTGGCCGTGATGCGAACTATAATGGCAAACCTGATAATGCCATGGAAATGGACGATATGTTGTGTCAGAGCGCGACTGAAACCGCCTATGAAAGCTGCGAAGTTAACGATCCACAGCCAGGTAGCTATTACGTCACTGTGCATAACTTTGGTAATACATCAGCGCCATCAGACACCATTGATGACCTAACGATTGAGATAGCCGTTATCGATAAAGATGATTCGAGTGTCACGGTAGATTATAACGCACAGTTAGGAGCCAATGAAGATATCGGCCTAGTACTAAACTGGGACAAGGACTTAAAACCTGACACCCTTTATATCACTGCGCTTGAGATCGGTACTGGTCCCGATGCGGCGAGCAACATTGGTCTGATGCCAATAGAGCTTTACAAGAATGCCACCTATCTAACAGGTTCAGTAGATAGCGAACGGGTTAATACCGGCGATATGCTCACCCTAACGCTTGAACTTGCTGCCAATGCCAGCGACGAAGAGATGTTATTTGATATCCAGACCAGCATTCCAGAAGGCCTTATCATCGACAGTGATAGCCACATGGGTATGCTCGAGGGACAAACACTTAGCTGGCAGGTAACTCAGGCCGCTAACAGTGAGCTACAGAGCATTGTTTTAGTGCTTAATACTGCGGAGCAAGTGATGTCTAAAACATTGAGTTTTGATGTATCGCACACAGTAAATAGCGTCAGTATTACTGAAACCGTCGGACCGGTACAACTTGAAGGCGTGCCAGTTGCGCTAATTAATGGCGAGAGTGCCATTAGCGTTACCGCTGACGAACAGACAGTTGTTGCTTTATCTGCTGTAGGCAGTACTACGCCGAATGCAGATGACGTAATAACCTATAGCTGGGCACAAGTTTCAGGCCAGGATATCACAATGGACGATGCAAGCTCAGCAAGCGTTAATGTCACCTTGCCGGATGTAGAAGCTGACAGCAGCGCAGTTGTTGAGCTGACCGTCAGCAATGGTAGCAAGACGACTGTTGCGACTGCAACGATTGCGATAACGGCTGAAGTGGTTGCTGTTGAACCTGAACCGACACAGTCAGATAGCGGTGGTGCAATGGGAGTATCAGTTTTGCTGCTTGGGTTATTCGGCTTACGTCGTCGTACGAAAAAGTCATCAACCTAA